CatgaatgttttgcaacagcGGCCTTCTGTTCTTCGTCTCAGAAAGGAACACAAGTCCTGGGCGATGTttctgacacatctccgtaaggcgtcgaactgtgaggtcgttcCCTATCCCTCTACAGTTCCAACTGATTGTCCTCATTAATAATGTTTGGATGAGTTTTTGGAACTCATCAAACCATCATGTTTAGTCGCCGGTACCACTGTTGTTGCATGTCTACTTCGTTGCTTATCACCCCCCTCGACGTGTGATCGAGAAGACGTTAAGCGCTTACTTGGAGACCCCCTACGAAGGATCTCAAACTTCCTATGCTTAATGCCCAAAGGGGCATTACGTTTGCTTCCATGTTTCTTGGCCCTCGTGGCCCTCATGTCTTCTCTAGCTCCCTTGGCCGCGGTATCATCATGAAAATTATTGCCTTCCATTTCCATGAGCTCGACACCTAATAGGTCATCTCCTTCTGTTTCCTCTTCCATGCCGTCATTCGATTGTTCCACCAATTCCATATCACTTAATGCCCCAATGATCTGATCATCAGCAGTAGTAGGATCCTGTCCACCTGATGGAGAGAAAGCTAAAGCCCTAGTTTCACCTTTATTCCTGACAGTCACATTGTCCTCCATAGGACGGTCCAGTCGCGAGGGTGTAACAATAGCACTTGCTATCTTCTTTGTACCTTGAGGCCCACTACTTTCCTTGTTCTCGGGATTGTGTATTACAAGAGCCAATCCCCGAGACGATTGTCCATAAGAAACATTCGCCCGAGCAGCTTCATCATCCTTGCCCTTATCAGTCCAACCTTTATCCTTGTCCGTTGGCCTGGGTTTTGCTCTCCATCTTGTGGCCTGTGGACGGTCATAAGGACCCAAACCACTCCGAGACCCTCCATAGCGAGAGCCTCTCGAGAGCTCATCTCGGATGATTCGGTCTGCATGACCACTCCTTCCATTGTTTCCGTGCCAACGATTATCAGTACGTGATTGCAGCCCACGTGACTCGCGTTGATTACCACTATCATCCGCATTATTTCCGTTATTATGGTAACGATCATTATACCTCGGTGTCTGATTGTTAGAGTTGTGAGCAAGAGACCGATCCCTCTCCATCGAATTATGCGAAGAGTGATGACTTGTTGCCTGCGCATGACGGCCC
This genomic stretch from Brassica napus cultivar Da-Ae chromosome C9, Da-Ae, whole genome shotgun sequence harbors:
- the LOC125593001 gene encoding uncharacterized protein LOC125593001; this translates as MGSLTHNRSAYYTDMKGKAILYEDDDEPIKLVDRERSFVIKEFHMTLIGKILNPKKQNVEKLLQKMPSKWGLSERITANDIGNRKFLFNFMNEEDLNFVLRQGPFHFNFCMFVLVRWEPIVHDDYPWIVPFWVQLVGFPLHLWTDGNLRNIGGRIGHVDTLELAEGRMLIDIDSRKPLKFSRKVEYKGDEVTLEIKYDKLFKHCTTCGMLSHEKEYCPTTDVRSRIQPMERRDVFSRVQAPQEQMARHHLGRHAQATSHHSSHNSMERDRSLAHNSNNQTPRYNDRYHNNGNNADDSGNQRESRGLQSRTDNRWHGNNGRSGHADRIIRDELSRGSRYGGSRSGLGPYDRPQATRWRAKPRPTDKDKGWTDKGKDDEAARANVSYGQSSRGLALVIHNPENKESSGPQGTKKIASAIVTPSRLDRPMEDNVTVRNKGETRALAFSPSGGQDPTTADDQIIGALSDMELVEQSNDGMEEETEGDDLLGVELMEMEGNNFHDDTAAKGAREDMRATRAKKHGSKRNAPLGIKHRKFEILRRGSPSKRLTSSRSHVEGGDKQRSRHATTVVPATKHDGLMSSKNSSKHY